A window of Streptomyces broussonetiae genomic DNA:
CGGCGGGCGGGACGTCAGTACGGCGATGTCGATCGACCCCGCCCGCAGGGCCCGGAGCAGGCCGGGTGTGGTGCCCTCACGCGTCGTGACCGTCACCTGCGGGCAGGCCGTCGCGAGGCGCGTGAGCACACCGGGCAGGATCGATGCCCCGGCGCTGGGGAACATCCCCAGCCGCACCGGTTCCGTCCGCGCGGCGGAGTCGGCCAGCTCGTGCTCGACCACCGCGATGGAGTCGAGGATCACGCGGGCGTGCCGGAGCAGGGTCAGGCCGGCCGGGGTGAGCTGTACCCCGTCGAAGCGGCGCTCGAACAGGACGGCACCCGCACTCCGTTCGAGGGCTGCCGCTTGGCGAGAGACCGCCGACTGGGTGTAGCCGAGCCGAGAGGCCGCCGCGGTGAAGCTCCCCGACTCGGCGACCTGCCGCAGGACCCGTAGGGCGGTACTGGAGAAGTCCATGCGCACTACGCATACCACAGATGTCAGATGCTCGCTTGGCTCATGCCCTGGGGGCTCCTAGCCTCAAGACGGACCATCAAGGAGGCCAGCAGATGCGAGCAGCAGTCCTGACAGAGTTCGGTGCCCCGCTCACCGTGCAGGAGATCCCCGATCCCGTGGCCGGCGGCGGCGAGGTGGTGGTCAAGGTCCTGGCGGCCGGCATCTTCCCGTACGCCGAGGAGGTCTTCAGCGGCCGGCGCAAATACCCGCTCGAACCCCCTGTGGTCCCCGGTACCGGTGGCGTCGGACGGATCGTCAGCGTCGGCCCGGACGCCACCCGGCTGCGCGTCGGCGACCTGGTGTGGTGCGACTGCACGGTCCGCTCTCGCGACGACGCGCTGACACCCGACATCGCGCTGCAGGGCTGGAGCTCCCGCGGCGAGGGCGGCGCCAGGCTCGCCCGGCACCTGCACGACGGGTCATTCGCCGAACTCATGCGGGTACCGACGGAGAACGTCCACCCGCTGCCCCGGGAAGCGGAGGACGATCCGGCGCGCTGGTCCTCGCTCGGCATGTACGCCATCCCCTACGGAGGACTGCTGGCGGGCCGCCTCGCAGCCGGCGAGACGCTGGTCGTCAGCGGAGCCACCGGCAACCTCGGCAGCGCCGCGGTCGCCGTGGCCCTTGCGACGGGGGCGGGCCGGGTGATCACGCCGGGCCGCAACCGCGCCGCGCTCGACCTCCTCGCCGACCGATTCGGACCGCGCGTGGCTCCGGTCGAA
This region includes:
- a CDS encoding alcohol dehydrogenase catalytic domain-containing protein — protein: MRAAVLTEFGAPLTVQEIPDPVAGGGEVVVKVLAAGIFPYAEEVFSGRRKYPLEPPVVPGTGGVGRIVSVGPDATRLRVGDLVWCDCTVRSRDDALTPDIALQGWSSRGEGGARLARHLHDGSFAELMRVPTENVHPLPREAEDDPARWSSLGMYAIPYGGLLAGRLAAGETLVVSGATGNLGSAAVAVALATGAGRVITPGRNRAALDLLADRFGPRVAPVELTGDEDADRAAVSAAAEGPIDMVIDLLPPAAPSSAVRAAAMTVREYGRVVLMGGVGMLGGADLALPYPWIMRNSVTVRGQWVCPRSANVGMIRLIASRALDLRPERVRTFSLDAVNDAVAYAAAHGGPFDRTVLTPPAGR
- a CDS encoding LysR family transcriptional regulator, coding for MDFSSTALRVLRQVAESGSFTAAASRLGYTQSAVSRQAAALERSAGAVLFERRFDGVQLTPAGLTLLRHARVILDSIAVVEHELADSAARTEPVRLGMFPSAGASILPGVLTRLATACPQVTVTTREGTTPGLLRALRAGSIDIAVLTSRPPHRPSDGESPRLHVETVGDTELLVGAATTGRFAGRTAVHVDELVDAPWIDTPSSGAEPLLGVWPGLPGRPRVVHSTRDWLTKLQLVAGGFGVTTVPSRMSAVLPHGVSLLRVDGVPTEVRRILVARLPGTPAPGVTAAVRAITSVT